In Phragmites australis chromosome 16, lpPhrAust1.1, whole genome shotgun sequence, one DNA window encodes the following:
- the LOC133895856 gene encoding uncharacterized protein LOC133895856 yields the protein MEDQQERAGQFRAVDIASLAQELREQRAAANSSAAQLDGVSAIIIAEVDGPTRNVDPAEYDPHHVSIGPYHRIKNPGLARDDEKIRSLDAIMSAASPSTTEEVYLGELARLEGRARRCYAHTFGMESKEFLTMLLLDGCYVLAHFGDVQTVDGVRRRSGGPAVNGHVQGAFHRSSAEPEAVAVVRDVFYLAENQIPFFVVDMIRKLTISYDGVLEVDPIAGYVREILDKHQYSVATPAVVEPGNLLHLLHMHLRPTILSPATGDEATPTGLPVGRWRTAMEYRFVGVKFKSRPIGITDKARCILDVSFDSGGNTLEVPCLNIDAETFRILRNLMALEKHNPDAAGSSVTAYCVFMSQMACTEGDVELLSRIGVIVHRLGNHKEVSTWFSDLCKGVVFDADDPDRNYLRAMCQALEKRFRSRPRRWMALLGQKYFANPWLGVGVIAAAIGLACAVVQAVYSVLSYRQGAVK from the exons ATGGAAGATCAGCAAG AGCGAGCAGGCCAATTCCGCGCCGTGGACATCGCTTCCCTGGCCCAAGAGTTGAGGGAGCAGCGAGCCGCCGCCAACTCCTCAGCGGCACAACTCGACGGTGTCTCCGCTATCATCATCGCCGAGGTCGATGGCCCGACCCGCAACGTCGACCCGGCGGAGTACGACCCGCATCACGTCTCCATTGGGCCGTACCACCGGATCAAGAACCCTGGCCTCGCGAGGGACGACGAGAAAATAAGAAGTCTTGACGCCATCATGTCGGCGGCGAGCCCCAGTACGACGGAGGAGGTTTACCTAGGGGAGCTGGCGCGCCTTGAGGGCCGCGCGAGAAGATGCTACGCCCATACTTTTGGCATGGAGAGCAAGGAGTTCCTGACCATGCTGTTACTCGACGGCTGCTATGTGCTCGCCCACTTCGGTGACGTCCAGACCGTCGACGGCGTACGTCGCAGGAGTGGTGGGCCTGCCGTCAATGGCCACGTGCAGGGAGCGTTCCACCGCAGCAGCGCCGAGCCGGAGGCAGTCGCGGTAGTGCGAGACGTGTTCTACCTCGCGGAGAACCAGATACCGTTCTTCGTCGTCGACATGATCCGCAAGCTAACCATTTCATACGACGGCGTTCTAGAGGTGGACCCGATCGCCGGGTATGTCCGGGAAATCCTCGACAAGCACCAGTACTCCGTGGCGACGCCAGCGGTCGTGGAGCCAGGCAATCTTCTGCACCTGCTACACATGCACTTGAGGCCCACTATACTCTCGCCAGCCACGGGCGATGAAGCCACACCCACCGGCTTGCCGGTGGGCCGGTGGCGCACGGCGATGGAATACCGCTTTGTCGGCGTGAAGTTCAAGAGTCGGCCCATCGGCATCACCGACAAAGCCCGCTGCATCCTCGACGTAAGCTTTGACAGTGGGGGCAACACGCTGGAGGTCCCCTGCTTGAACATCGACGCCGAGACGTTCAGGATCCTTCGCAACCTGATGGCGCTCGAGAAGCACAACCCAGACGCGGCCGGGAGCAGCGTCACGGCGTACTGCGTGTTCATGTCGCAGATGGCATGCACCGAGGGGGACGTGGAGCTCCTCTCCAGGATAGGGGTCATCGTGCACCGCCTCGGCAACCACAAGGAGGTCTCCACTTGGTTCTCCGACCTCTGCAAGGGGGTAGTGTTCGACGCAGACGATCCCGACCGCAACTACCTTCGGGCGATGTGCCAGGCGCTTGAGAAGCGATTCAGGAGCCGCCCGCGGCGATGGATGGCGTTGCTGGGGCAGAAGTACTTCGCCAACCCGTGGCTCGGCGTCGGGGTCATCGCGGCGGCCATCGGGCTAGCTTGCGCCGTGGTGCAAGCAGTTTACTCTGTTCTGAGTTACAGACAAGGAGCAGTGAAGTAG